Proteins found in one Bremerella volcania genomic segment:
- a CDS encoding hybrid sensor histidine kinase/response regulator yields MPENIRILLIEDSPKEAGLVERYLREAEENFSVVHVDRLDTGLAKLKAGQIDVILLDLDLPDSHGLETIRSLHAKSPHLPVVVLSDRVDRDLAARAIQDGAQDCLPKSNVDPDSLTRCVRYAIERTHRQLVESTLENSEARYRGLVNSLPVCVLQKDLDGRFIFANQAYSDFTGHVVEDILGKTDFDLSPPDVAEKFREDDRKVSESGKQFRDIEVNTTDGHTSWVEVIKSPIRDAHGNVVGTQAIFWDVTERQMAVDALLKAKEAAEEANRAKSEFLANMSHEIRTPLNAVIGMAELLLDTSLTQTQRDYLKMVHESGESLLSVINDILDFSKIEAGKLDLVSKPFDLRETVGDMMKPLGVRAGGNGLELTCHFESDVPAVIEGDPHRLRQIVVNLVGNAIKFTEQGEIDFDVSVESRDNGNVELHFQIRDTGIGIPEHKLGTIFEAFEQADSGSTRQYGGTGLGLAICARLVDLMGGKIWVESQVGHGSTFHFTAPFPVTRADRVPHPRAAARIQGTRVLIVDDNATNRTILDEIARSWGMRTQLAADAEEGLMLLKEAYSIGDPHAVLLTDVEMPGKDGIDLITAMRDIPNLKDTLVIVLSSSERPTTRKRCEDLRISSFLMKPVKQSELFDAIIVALGVASPEDENEVKSIGSLPKIRPLKVLLAEDNRANQRLAIALLEKWGHDVTLAESGKQAVDHWERDKFDLVVMDVQMPEMDGLQATRIIRQREQERGGHVPIIAMTAHALAGDREKCLDAGMDGYTSKPLRIQELHQAIAQFFASDSPTKDQQQPTVSADEPRVDWSHALRACDGDKDLFFDLLHLFLEETPELLDALDKAIEEENYEAIHRSAHTVVGSLRIIGPSEAGNVALQIEKVAHQGTVDGARDLSQQLRSHIDTLFEEASHVVEGRQTLP; encoded by the coding sequence ATGCCTGAAAATATCCGCATTCTCCTGATCGAAGACTCACCCAAAGAGGCTGGGCTGGTCGAGCGATATCTGCGCGAAGCGGAAGAGAACTTCTCGGTCGTTCACGTCGATCGTCTCGACACAGGTCTCGCCAAGCTAAAGGCCGGCCAGATCGACGTCATTTTGCTCGATCTTGACTTGCCCGACAGCCACGGCCTGGAAACCATTCGGTCGCTGCACGCCAAGTCGCCCCATTTGCCGGTCGTCGTCCTTTCCGATCGAGTCGATCGTGACTTAGCCGCCCGAGCCATTCAAGACGGCGCCCAAGATTGTCTTCCCAAGTCGAATGTCGATCCCGATTCGCTCACCCGATGCGTCCGCTACGCGATCGAGCGAACGCATCGCCAACTGGTCGAATCGACGCTGGAAAACTCGGAGGCCCGTTACCGCGGTCTCGTCAATTCGCTTCCCGTCTGCGTCTTGCAGAAGGACTTGGACGGAAGATTTATCTTCGCCAACCAGGCGTACAGCGACTTCACGGGGCACGTCGTCGAAGACATCCTGGGCAAGACCGACTTCGACCTCTCGCCGCCCGACGTGGCGGAAAAGTTTCGCGAGGACGATCGCAAGGTGTCAGAGTCGGGCAAGCAATTCCGCGACATCGAGGTCAACACGACCGATGGGCATACCTCGTGGGTCGAAGTCATCAAGTCCCCGATTCGCGACGCTCACGGAAACGTCGTTGGCACCCAGGCCATCTTCTGGGATGTTACCGAACGTCAAATGGCCGTCGACGCGTTGCTAAAAGCAAAGGAAGCCGCCGAAGAGGCCAATCGCGCCAAGAGCGAGTTTCTGGCAAACATGAGCCACGAGATTCGCACGCCGCTCAACGCCGTCATTGGCATGGCCGAACTGCTGCTCGATACGTCCCTCACGCAGACGCAACGTGACTACCTGAAAATGGTGCACGAGTCGGGCGAGTCGCTTTTGTCGGTTATCAACGACATTCTCGATTTCTCAAAGATCGAGGCCGGCAAGCTCGACCTGGTCAGCAAACCATTCGACCTGCGTGAAACCGTGGGCGATATGATGAAGCCGCTTGGCGTCCGGGCAGGCGGCAACGGCTTGGAACTGACATGCCATTTTGAATCGGACGTTCCGGCGGTGATTGAAGGAGATCCTCACCGGCTCCGCCAGATTGTCGTGAACCTGGTAGGCAATGCGATCAAATTTACCGAACAAGGCGAGATCGACTTCGATGTCTCGGTCGAGTCACGAGACAACGGCAATGTCGAGCTTCATTTCCAGATCCGCGACACCGGCATCGGTATTCCGGAACACAAGCTGGGAACGATCTTCGAAGCTTTCGAACAGGCCGATTCAGGTTCGACTCGGCAGTACGGCGGAACTGGCCTGGGTTTGGCCATTTGTGCTCGACTCGTCGATTTGATGGGGGGCAAGATTTGGGTTGAAAGCCAAGTCGGGCACGGTAGCACGTTCCACTTCACGGCCCCTTTCCCTGTGACACGCGCCGATAGAGTACCGCACCCTCGGGCAGCCGCCCGCATCCAAGGCACCCGCGTACTGATCGTGGACGACAATGCCACCAACCGGACGATTCTGGATGAAATCGCACGAAGTTGGGGAATGCGAACGCAGCTGGCCGCCGATGCCGAAGAAGGCCTGATGCTTCTGAAAGAAGCCTATTCGATAGGCGACCCTCATGCGGTTTTGTTGACCGACGTCGAAATGCCCGGCAAGGACGGCATCGACCTGATCACCGCAATGCGTGACATCCCCAACTTGAAGGATACGCTGGTCATCGTACTCAGTTCCTCAGAACGCCCCACCACGCGGAAGCGGTGTGAAGACCTGAGAATCAGTTCCTTTCTGATGAAGCCGGTGAAACAGTCGGAACTATTCGATGCGATCATCGTGGCCCTTGGCGTTGCTTCGCCTGAGGATGAAAACGAAGTCAAGTCGATTGGAAGCCTACCAAAGATTCGCCCGCTCAAAGTTCTGTTGGCGGAAGACAACCGGGCCAACCAGCGCCTGGCGATCGCGCTGCTGGAAAAATGGGGCCACGACGTCACGCTCGCCGAATCAGGCAAGCAAGCCGTCGACCATTGGGAGCGCGACAAGTTCGATTTAGTCGTGATGGACGTGCAGATGCCGGAGATGGATGGCCTGCAGGCAACACGAATCATTCGCCAGCGCGAACAAGAGCGCGGCGGGCATGTACCGATAATCGCCATGACCGCGCACGCTCTGGCCGGCGATCGCGAGAAGTGCCTGGACGCCGGAATGGATGGCTACACGTCCAAACCGCTGCGAATCCAGGAATTGCATCAGGCAATTGCTCAGTTCTTCGCCTCAGATTCCCCTACCAAAGATCAGCAACAGCCTACGGTGTCGGCGGACGAGCCTCGGGTTGACTGGTCTCATGCGCTGCGGGCATGTGATGGTGACAAAGATTTGTTCTTCGATCTGCTGCACCTGTTCCTGGAGGAAACACCAGAACTACTGGATGCGCTGGACAAAGCAATCGAAGAGGAGAATTACGAGGCCATCCACCGCTCGGCTCATACGGTGGTCGGTTCGCTTCGTATCATTGGCCCTTCCGAAGCAGGCAACGTTGCCCTACAAATCGAGAAAGTAGCCCACCAAGGCACAGTCGACGGGGCCAGGGACCTCTCTCAGCAACTACGCAGCCATATCGATACGCTTTTCGAGGAAGCGTCTCACGTTGTTGAGGGCCGACAGACACTCCCCTAG
- a CDS encoding VWA domain-containing protein: protein MDAEQLARWRLILGAASQESLGGMGPGCSLSAEQMEMDAALAEIYGGGDEELSQEDWASGEKKVGHGPSKGRVTPKVAKWLDQIRNFFPTDVVTLIQHDAIQRRGMKELLFEPEILSKVEPSLDLASTVLELKNLVPEKAKEAARDLVRTVVEDIRRRLEQRFVQAVRGALNRNRHSPFRSLPNLDWTRTIRQNIKNYNPTLKTIIPEQISFFSRQQRQNDWNIIIAMDQSGSMHSSLIFGGIMGAILASMPAVETHVVAFNHEEVVDLTEHCHDPVDLLFGVQLSGAEDYWMATSYCERFMHTPDKTLYIVLGDLYDTSPNENRFVRKMEGLLEGGLKAIGLLAISDQGKPSYNENLANKLARLGMPCFACTPNRLPDMLEAVLRGNDLKKFAETATDK, encoded by the coding sequence ATGGATGCAGAACAACTCGCACGCTGGCGTCTGATTCTCGGGGCAGCCTCGCAGGAATCGCTCGGCGGTATGGGGCCTGGCTGCAGCTTGTCGGCTGAGCAGATGGAAATGGACGCCGCCCTGGCAGAGATCTACGGCGGCGGCGACGAAGAGCTTTCTCAGGAAGACTGGGCATCCGGAGAGAAGAAAGTGGGACATGGCCCTTCCAAGGGTCGCGTTACGCCGAAGGTTGCCAAATGGCTCGACCAGATTCGGAACTTCTTTCCGACGGACGTGGTGACCTTGATCCAGCACGATGCCATCCAGCGGCGCGGGATGAAGGAACTGCTGTTTGAGCCAGAGATTCTTTCCAAGGTCGAGCCCTCGCTGGACCTGGCGAGCACCGTGCTCGAACTAAAGAACCTGGTACCCGAGAAAGCGAAAGAGGCGGCTCGGGATTTGGTACGAACCGTTGTGGAAGACATTCGCCGCCGTCTGGAACAGCGTTTTGTCCAAGCGGTTCGCGGAGCACTCAATCGAAATCGGCATTCCCCTTTTCGCAGTTTGCCGAATCTCGATTGGACGCGAACCATTCGACAGAACATCAAGAATTACAATCCGACGCTCAAAACGATCATCCCCGAGCAAATCTCGTTTTTCAGCCGACAGCAGCGGCAAAATGACTGGAACATCATCATCGCGATGGACCAGTCAGGGTCGATGCACTCGTCCCTCATTTTCGGCGGCATCATGGGAGCGATCCTGGCCAGCATGCCGGCCGTGGAAACGCACGTAGTGGCGTTCAACCATGAAGAAGTCGTCGACCTGACCGAGCATTGTCACGACCCGGTCGATCTGCTCTTCGGCGTTCAGCTAAGCGGAGCCGAGGACTATTGGATGGCAACCAGTTACTGCGAGCGTTTCATGCACACGCCTGACAAGACGCTGTACATTGTGTTGGGTGACCTGTACGACACAAGCCCCAACGAAAACCGTTTCGTCCGCAAGATGGAGGGGCTTTTGGAAGGAGGTCTCAAAGCGATCGGCCTTCTGGCCATTTCCGATCAAGGCAAGCCCTCGTACAACGAAAATCTGGCCAACAAGCTGGCGAGACTGGGCATGCCCTGCTTTGCCTGTACGCCTAACCGCCTGCCGGACATGCTTGAGGCCGTCTTGCGTGGCAACGATCTAAAGAAGTTCGCCGAGACAGCAACCGACAAGTAG
- a CDS encoding DUF5682 family protein, whose translation MSWQIPVFGVRHLSPMGAWQLRAYLDEIRPEVILVEGIDDATPLVGDMTRKTTHPPIAILAYTDTLPVRTIVTPFARYSPEYQAILWAAENKVEAQFFDLPSECFLGLIDAEYERRDKERREALEAAEKETAETEFSDPDEIATPLDQPKLSLYQRVARQAGETDFETYWERHFEHNLAQGSYRGSSYEFGAAVRDLEEAQPHWRAENLVREAYMRRRIQQTIDDGTPPEKIVAVVGAFHAPVLRGDLPAMTDEELASLRRRSSKLTLMPYSYFKLSSQSGYGAGNRAPAYFELLWRSLNEGNVRALSHRYLSQVATNLRNAGTHRSTAEVIEGVRLAETLSALNGGHAPTLTDLRDAAVTLLGHGELTAVKDALVRVDVGTEIGELPEGVSQTSIQADFERELKRLKLSKYKTAVQQTLDLDLRENRQVSSEEAAFLDLNRSSLFHRLRMLDVPFATWNHTRQQSTTWAERWVVQWTPESEIALVEAVLEGETILLATAFRFNTLLEKSRTIADAAKLVNDACQCGMMEAMDQARQRLQELSSGTSDFVAIARAAFELAQVVRYGNVRRFDPEPLIPLIEELFVEASLALYSAANCDDSAAASLLEAIDQVNRVGLEFAERVEESLWTDRLQQLADSDDRNPLLSGYACALLLERGLIPNEALSREVSRRLSPGVPADLGAGWFEGLAQRNRYALLARQTLWEQLAEYVASLDDDQFKRALVFLRRAFAQFLPRERRQICENLAEHWGLNRDETAELLEAPLSDEEEEKLSDLNEFDFDDF comes from the coding sequence GTGAGCTGGCAGATCCCAGTCTTCGGCGTACGTCACCTCTCACCGATGGGAGCCTGGCAGCTGCGCGCCTATCTCGACGAGATACGCCCCGAGGTGATTCTCGTCGAAGGGATCGACGATGCCACGCCGCTGGTCGGCGATATGACTCGTAAGACGACACATCCCCCGATCGCGATCCTGGCCTATACCGATACGCTCCCTGTTCGGACGATCGTCACCCCCTTTGCCCGGTACAGCCCCGAATACCAGGCCATCCTTTGGGCAGCTGAAAATAAGGTCGAGGCCCAATTCTTCGATCTTCCGTCGGAATGTTTCCTTGGTTTGATCGACGCCGAATACGAACGGCGCGACAAGGAGCGGCGCGAGGCGTTGGAAGCGGCTGAAAAGGAAACAGCAGAGACTGAGTTCTCCGACCCGGATGAGATCGCCACGCCACTCGATCAGCCCAAGCTTTCGCTTTACCAGCGCGTGGCCAGGCAGGCTGGCGAAACCGACTTCGAGACCTATTGGGAACGCCACTTCGAGCACAACCTGGCTCAGGGAAGCTACCGCGGTTCCTCGTACGAATTCGGGGCCGCCGTGCGTGACCTGGAAGAAGCCCAACCGCATTGGCGGGCCGAGAACCTCGTTCGCGAGGCCTACATGCGTCGTCGCATTCAACAGACCATCGACGATGGCACGCCACCGGAAAAGATCGTTGCCGTTGTGGGTGCATTTCATGCCCCAGTGCTGCGTGGCGATCTACCAGCAATGACCGACGAGGAACTGGCTTCGCTGCGTCGCCGATCGAGCAAACTCACGTTGATGCCCTACTCCTACTTCAAGCTTTCCTCGCAGTCTGGCTATGGGGCTGGCAATCGGGCGCCGGCCTATTTCGAGTTGCTTTGGCGATCGCTTAACGAAGGAAACGTTCGCGCGCTCTCGCATCGTTATCTATCGCAGGTTGCTACCAATTTAAGAAACGCAGGCACGCACCGCTCGACGGCTGAGGTCATCGAGGGGGTTCGCTTGGCCGAGACCCTCTCGGCACTCAACGGAGGGCATGCTCCTACCTTGACCGATCTACGCGACGCGGCGGTCACGCTGCTTGGCCACGGAGAACTGACCGCCGTGAAGGATGCGTTGGTACGGGTCGATGTGGGAACCGAGATCGGTGAATTGCCGGAGGGGGTCAGCCAGACGTCGATCCAAGCCGACTTCGAACGCGAACTGAAGCGGCTCAAGCTTTCAAAATACAAGACCGCCGTCCAGCAGACGCTGGATCTCGATCTGCGTGAAAATCGCCAGGTATCGAGTGAAGAAGCCGCGTTCCTGGACCTCAATCGGTCGTCCCTGTTTCATCGTCTCAGGATGCTCGATGTTCCCTTTGCCACGTGGAATCATACGCGTCAACAGTCGACCACGTGGGCCGAACGGTGGGTGGTGCAGTGGACGCCTGAAAGCGAGATTGCCTTGGTTGAGGCCGTGCTGGAAGGAGAAACGATCCTCCTGGCGACCGCGTTCCGCTTCAACACGCTACTGGAAAAGAGTCGCACAATCGCCGATGCCGCCAAGCTGGTCAACGATGCTTGCCAGTGCGGAATGATGGAAGCCATGGACCAGGCCCGGCAACGGCTGCAAGAGCTATCGTCCGGTACGTCTGACTTTGTGGCCATTGCTCGGGCAGCGTTTGAGTTGGCCCAGGTCGTACGCTACGGTAACGTCCGCCGCTTTGATCCCGAACCGCTGATTCCCTTGATTGAGGAACTCTTCGTTGAGGCCTCGCTGGCACTTTACTCGGCCGCTAATTGCGACGACAGTGCCGCCGCGAGCCTGCTGGAAGCGATCGACCAGGTGAATCGTGTCGGGTTGGAATTCGCCGAACGGGTCGAAGAGAGTCTTTGGACCGATCGCCTGCAACAACTGGCCGACTCCGACGATCGCAATCCGCTTTTATCCGGTTACGCGTGTGCTTTATTACTGGAACGCGGACTGATTCCCAACGAGGCCCTGTCGCGGGAAGTCTCGCGGCGATTGTCGCCTGGTGTTCCGGCCGACCTGGGAGCCGGCTGGTTCGAGGGGCTTGCCCAGCGCAACCGCTACGCCTTGTTGGCGCGGCAAACACTGTGGGAGCAACTCGCCGAGTACGTGGCTTCGCTGGATGATGACCAATTCAAACGGGCACTCGTCTTCCTCCGCCGAGCTTTCGCCCAGTTTCTCCCTCGCGAACGACGTCAGATTTGCGAGAACCTGGCAGAACATTGGGGGCTCAATCGGGATGAGACCGCAGAGCTTCTGGAAGCTCCGCTGAGCGATGAGGAAGAAGAAAAACTCTCGGATCTGAACGAATTCGACTTCGACGACTTTTAG
- a CDS encoding AAA family ATPase, whose protein sequence is MAKKSTSSAANKTDSSGDLRAPAEQMFAEEIEALIKEDKHDKPPGWKMSARAVHTYICGGKAGKLDISPKYIGHNRLVEIAIATLVTDRALLLIGEPGTAKSWLSEHLTAAINGDSTKVVQGTAGTTEEQVRYTWNYAMLIAHGPSREALIKSPIFRAMESGSLARFEEITRCASEVQDAMISLLSEKRLSVPELAVEVPAQKGFSVIATANTRDRGVNDMSAALKRRFNIIVLPTPSSIETEIEIVGKRVQELASNLALKSELPATDAIEQVVTIFRELRSGQTLDGKNKLKSPSGVLSTAEAISVLANSMALSASFGSGRVSAEDIAAGLQGAVVKDEEKDRIAWQEYLTNVLKKRGSDWRPLYKACSEHNS, encoded by the coding sequence ATGGCGAAGAAGTCGACTTCCTCCGCCGCGAACAAGACGGACTCAAGCGGCGATCTTCGCGCTCCGGCCGAACAGATGTTTGCCGAAGAGATCGAGGCTTTGATCAAGGAAGACAAGCACGACAAACCACCAGGCTGGAAGATGTCGGCCAGGGCCGTGCATACGTACATCTGCGGTGGCAAGGCCGGCAAGCTCGACATTTCTCCCAAGTACATTGGGCACAACCGCCTGGTCGAGATTGCAATCGCCACGCTTGTGACCGATCGAGCACTGCTGCTGATTGGTGAGCCCGGCACGGCCAAGAGTTGGCTCTCGGAACACCTTACGGCCGCCATCAATGGCGATTCCACCAAGGTGGTTCAAGGCACCGCCGGCACCACCGAAGAACAGGTCCGGTATACCTGGAACTACGCGATGCTCATCGCCCATGGCCCCAGCAGGGAAGCATTGATCAAAAGCCCCATCTTCCGCGCGATGGAAAGCGGCAGCCTGGCTCGGTTCGAGGAAATCACGCGCTGCGCGTCTGAGGTCCAGGACGCGATGATTTCGCTTCTATCCGAAAAGCGGCTTTCCGTTCCTGAACTGGCGGTCGAAGTCCCGGCCCAAAAAGGGTTCTCGGTGATCGCGACCGCCAACACGCGCGATCGCGGCGTGAACGATATGTCGGCGGCTCTCAAACGGCGATTCAACATCATCGTCCTTCCCACCCCCAGTTCGATCGAAACCGAGATCGAGATCGTCGGAAAGCGGGTCCAGGAACTTGCGTCGAACCTGGCCCTTAAATCGGAATTGCCGGCCACCGATGCGATCGAGCAGGTCGTGACCATCTTCCGCGAACTGCGCAGCGGGCAGACCCTTGATGGCAAGAATAAACTGAAGTCCCCATCCGGGGTTCTTTCTACGGCGGAAGCCATTTCGGTGCTGGCTAACAGCATGGCCCTTTCCGCCAGCTTCGGCAGCGGCCGCGTTTCCGCCGAAGACATCGCCGCAGGCCTGCAGGGCGCGGTGGTGAAAGACGAAGAGAAAGATCGCATCGCCTGGCAAGAATACCTGACCAACGTTCTAAAGAAGCGAGGCTCGGACTGGCGGCCGCTTTACAAAGCCTGCTCGGAGCATAATTCGTGA
- a CDS encoding MGH1-like glycoside hydrolase domain-containing protein, with translation MPEAEWERLTAEARRDEGANWRRWGPYLAERQWGTVRESTVNAEPWLNFTHEEARWRAYRWGEDGLLGISDRQCRLCFALALWNEKDPILKERLFGLTGPEGNHGEDVKEAYYYLDSTPTHSYLKALYKYPQAEFPYQQLRDENARRNRQEPEFELTDTCIFDEGRYFDVQAEYAKATPEDILIRITVFNRGPDEAPIHLLPTWWFRNTWAWGPTLEKPEAKPYLSEVSPDQLKVRHETLGDYRIFVDEGPGGETPPWLFTENETNTWRFEDGESRRPSCKDAFHLAVVDGMEGVVNPKPSGTKAAAHFQCTVPAGESVQFRLRIAPTGELPATPFGAEFEEVFAQRINEADCYARSRVSSGLSEDEQTVLRQADAGLLWTKQFYHYVIPRWLENEGNPKKNADIAMPGAPSPRNADWGHLYNKNIISMPDKWEYPWYAAWDSAFHLIPFAKIDPFFAKDQAILFLREWYMHPNGQLPAYEWNFSDVNPPVHAWACWRVYQMTASNGDRDRVFLERVFQKLLLNFTWWVNRKDIRGKHVFSGGFLGLDNIGIFDRSKPLPTGGHLEQADGTAWMAFYSSSMLSIAFELADGNPAYEDMASKFFEHYVSIAEAMNSLDGTGLWDEEDGFYYDHLHLDGKSIPLKIRSIVGLIPLLTVDVIFEKTIAKLPAFRKRMDWFLNFRPELTKFMTYMEKEPEGENDGHRLLAIPTKDRLMRMLRYLLDEDEFLSPYGIRSLSKYHEEHPFEYELHGERLCVKYLPAESDSGLFGGNSNWRGPIWFPLNYLIIEALERYHQFYGKSLRVECPARSGKYMDLQQVADEIRKRLAKLFLADSEGDRPSYARTEVLLKDPHWRDLVLFYEYFDAETGKGLGASHQTGWTALISPILGTLASRRNEAAAAATSPKKTLSKQT, from the coding sequence ATGCCTGAAGCGGAATGGGAGCGGCTTACTGCGGAGGCTCGTCGAGACGAGGGAGCAAATTGGCGGCGGTGGGGGCCCTACCTGGCGGAGCGACAATGGGGCACCGTGCGAGAAAGCACGGTCAACGCCGAACCCTGGCTTAACTTCACCCACGAAGAGGCTCGATGGCGAGCCTATCGGTGGGGTGAGGACGGCCTCTTGGGCATTTCTGATCGGCAATGTCGTCTTTGCTTCGCATTGGCCCTCTGGAACGAGAAAGATCCCATTCTCAAAGAGCGTCTATTCGGGCTGACTGGCCCCGAAGGGAACCATGGCGAAGACGTTAAAGAGGCATACTACTACCTCGACTCGACCCCTACGCACTCTTACCTGAAGGCACTCTACAAGTATCCTCAGGCCGAATTCCCCTACCAACAGCTGCGAGACGAAAACGCTCGTCGAAACCGTCAAGAGCCGGAGTTCGAACTGACCGATACCTGCATCTTCGACGAAGGGCGCTACTTCGACGTCCAGGCCGAGTACGCCAAGGCAACCCCTGAAGACATTCTGATCCGGATCACCGTCTTCAATCGCGGACCGGATGAGGCACCCATTCACCTGTTGCCGACATGGTGGTTTCGTAACACTTGGGCTTGGGGCCCTACGCTGGAAAAGCCGGAAGCCAAACCGTACCTCTCGGAAGTCAGCCCCGATCAGCTCAAGGTCCGCCACGAAACCCTGGGCGACTATCGAATCTTCGTCGATGAAGGTCCTGGCGGCGAGACGCCGCCTTGGCTGTTCACCGAGAACGAAACGAATACCTGGCGTTTCGAAGATGGCGAAAGCCGACGTCCTTCGTGCAAAGACGCATTTCACCTGGCGGTCGTCGATGGCATGGAAGGGGTCGTTAATCCCAAGCCCAGCGGCACGAAAGCTGCGGCACACTTTCAGTGCACTGTCCCTGCTGGGGAGTCGGTTCAGTTTCGCCTGAGGATCGCTCCTACCGGTGAACTTCCCGCGACCCCTTTTGGAGCCGAGTTCGAGGAAGTCTTCGCCCAACGTATCAACGAGGCTGATTGCTACGCCAGGTCGCGAGTTTCTTCCGGCTTATCGGAAGATGAACAAACGGTCCTTCGCCAGGCTGACGCCGGCCTTCTGTGGACCAAACAGTTTTACCACTACGTCATCCCGCGATGGCTGGAAAATGAAGGCAATCCCAAGAAGAACGCCGACATAGCGATGCCCGGCGCGCCCAGTCCTCGCAATGCCGACTGGGGACACTTGTACAACAAGAACATCATCTCGATGCCTGACAAGTGGGAATATCCCTGGTATGCGGCATGGGATTCGGCGTTTCATTTGATACCGTTTGCCAAGATCGATCCCTTCTTCGCCAAGGATCAAGCGATCTTGTTCCTCCGCGAATGGTATATGCACCCCAACGGCCAATTGCCGGCCTACGAGTGGAACTTCAGCGATGTCAACCCTCCGGTGCATGCCTGGGCATGTTGGCGGGTTTACCAGATGACGGCTTCCAACGGCGACCGCGATCGTGTCTTCCTGGAACGCGTTTTCCAGAAGCTGCTGTTAAACTTCACTTGGTGGGTGAATCGCAAAGACATTCGTGGAAAGCATGTCTTCAGCGGCGGCTTCTTAGGGCTCGATAACATCGGGATCTTCGACCGCTCGAAACCGCTTCCCACCGGAGGACACCTGGAACAGGCAGACGGGACCGCCTGGATGGCCTTCTACAGCTCGAGCATGCTCTCGATCGCCTTCGAACTGGCCGATGGCAACCCGGCCTACGAAGACATGGCTTCCAAGTTCTTTGAGCATTACGTCTCGATCGCCGAGGCGATGAACAGTTTGGACGGGACGGGACTGTGGGACGAAGAAGACGGCTTCTATTACGACCACCTGCATCTCGACGGAAAGAGCATCCCCTTGAAGATCCGCTCCATCGTGGGGCTGATTCCACTGCTGACCGTCGACGTGATCTTCGAGAAAACGATCGCCAAACTTCCCGCGTTTCGCAAACGCATGGATTGGTTTCTCAATTTCCGCCCGGAACTGACCAAGTTCATGACCTACATGGAGAAAGAACCGGAAGGGGAAAACGACGGGCATCGACTGCTGGCGATTCCTACCAAAGATCGCCTGATGCGGATGCTCCGATATTTGCTGGACGAAGACGAGTTTCTCTCCCCGTACGGAATTCGATCCCTGTCGAAGTACCACGAAGAACATCCGTTTGAATACGAACTGCACGGCGAGCGACTTTGCGTAAAGTACTTGCCGGCCGAGTCCGACAGTGGGCTGTTCGGTGGCAACTCGAACTGGCGCGGACCAATCTGGTTCCCACTCAATTACCTGATCATCGAGGCGCTCGAACGATACCATCAGTTTTACGGCAAGTCACTGCGGGTCGAATGTCCGGCACGCAGCGGCAAGTACATGGATCTACAGCAAGTCGCTGACGAGATTCGCAAACGATTAGCCAAACTATTCTTGGCCGATTCCGAAGGGGACAGACCCAGCTATGCTCGTACCGAAGTGCTGTTAAAGGACCCGCACTGGCGCGACTTGGTGTTGTTCTACGAGTACTTCGACGCCGAAACCGGCAAAGGCCTGGGCGCCAGCCATCAGACCGGCTGGACGGCGCTGATCTCTCCGATTCTGGGTACCCTCGCCTCACGCCGAAATGAAGCCGCCGCCGCGGCAACCAGCCCTAAGAAAACGCTGAGCAAGCAAACCTGA